A single region of the Brachypodium distachyon strain Bd21 chromosome 3, Brachypodium_distachyon_v3.0, whole genome shotgun sequence genome encodes:
- the LOC100830526 gene encoding F-box protein At1g10780, with translation MDCCDGGMDALPDGVVLSILSQLSNARDVAACAGVSRCWRDCVPFLPSLYFQRSAFDAAQGGARTAADDAIGRMVEAAARLEELVIYCPFSAALLPRWLAMRSASLRRLELRVDSAANKAAAAFGDSGAGSGHLDCIGVVPNLQELRLWGLTMTRAPAWGQLERLRVMEIVGASLVDLAVCAAVAACPNLTDLALLGCECSGSVIFAPPLLERCRLDFVGNGSCTLALAAPRVESLEVHGFNWISLQGGAHLKRLTIAKNSGTLYTVAMERLPVLEELSMRGVQWSWGAVSAVLHCAIEVKHLVMKVEFCGEHDTLQPFPEVDLVEFFNSHPKLRKFEIHGAMFAALCQKNSLKNLDSRFSMSYLEEVLITVRSPLNAEQKLITLESLVRYSPRLRKMAIRISQMKNCHEAADDFFEEICKFVQNNYGRVRIE, from the exons ATGGACTGCTGCGACGGCGGGATGGACGCGCTCCCCGACGGCGTCGTGCTGAGCATCCTGTCGCAGCTCAGCAACGCCCGCGACGTCGCGGCCTGCGCGGGCGTCTCCCGATGCTGGCGAGACTGCGTCCCTTTCCTCCCGTCGCTCTACTTCCAGCGCAGCGCCTTCGACGCGGCGCAGGGTGGCGCCCGCACCGCGGCCGACGACGCCATCGGCCGGATGGTCGAGGCCGCGGCGCGCCTGGAGGAGCTCGTCATCTACTGCCCCTtctccgccgcgctcctcccgCGCTGGCTCGCGATGCGGAGCGCCTCGCTGCGTAGGCTCGAGCTCCGGGTCGACTCGGCCGCCAACAAGGCCGCGGCCGCCTTCGGGGATTCTggcgccggatccggccaCCTGGACTGCATCGGGGTCGTCCCGAACCTCCAGGAGCTTAGGCTGTGGGGCctcaccatgacgcgcgcgccgGCTTGGGGGCAGCTGGAGCGCCTCCGCGTGATGGAGATAGTCGGCGCTTCTTTGGTGGACCTCGCGGTCTGCGCTGCCGTTGCCGCGTGCCCCAACCTCACAGACCTCGCACTGCTCGGATGCGAGTGCTCCGGCTCCGTGATCTTCGCGCCGCCCCTGCTCGAGCGCTGCCGCCTTGACTTCGTCGGCAACGGCAGCTGCAcgctcgccctcgccgcgcccCGCGTCGAGTCCCTCGAGGTCCATGGTTTCAACTGGATCTCGCTGCAAGGCGGCGCCCACCTCAAACGCCTAACAATTGCCAAAAACTCTG GGACTTTGTATACTGTGGCGATGGAGAGGCTCCCGGTATTGGAGGAGCTGTCGATGCGTGGTGTCCAGTGGAGCTGGGGGGCCGTCAGTGCTGTGCTGCATTGTGCCATCGAGGTGAAGCACCTGGTGATGAAGGTTGAGTTCTGTGGTGAACACGATACTCTCCAGCCGTTCCCTGAGGTGGACCTCGTTGAATTCTTCAACAGCCACCCCAAGCTTCGCAAGTTTGAGATCCACGGCGCCATGTTTGCGGCGCTATGCCAAAAGAACAGCCTGAAAAAT TTGGACTCAAGGTTCTCGATGTCATACTTGGAGGAGGTCCTGATCACCGTGCGCTCGCCCTTGAATGCTGAGCAGAAGCTGATTACCCTTGAGTCCCTGGTCAGGTACAGTCCGAGGCTGCGGAAGATGGCTATTAGGATCTCCCAAATGAAGAATTGCCATGAAGCCGCAGATGATTTCTTCGAAGAGATTTGCAAGTTTGTGCAAAATAATTATGGCAGAGTGCGGATAGAATAG